TGCGGCTGGTGTCGCGGTCCGCCGAGGACCACGCGCTGCTCATCGCGATGCACCACATCGTCACCGACTTCTGGTCGCTGGCGGTGATGGCGGAGGAGCTGGACGCGCTCTACCCGGCGCTCAAGCTGGGCAAGCGCCCCTCGCTGGCGCAGCCCGCACGCACCTACGCGGACTACGCGCGCTGGCAGGCGGAGATGCTCGCGGGGGCTCGCGGCCAGGCGCTGGAGAAGTACTGGCGTGAGCAGCTGTCCGGCACGCTGCCGGTGCTGGACCTGCCCACGGACCACCCGCGTCCCCCGGCGCAGACCTTCAACGGCCACGTCCACACCACCCGTCTGGACGCGACCGTCGCGAACGCGGTGAAGACGCTGGCGCGCGAGCACGGCGCCACGCCGAACATGGTGCTCCAGACGGCGTTCCAGGTGCTGCTGCACCGCTACACCGGCCAGCAGGACTTCACGCTGGGCGTGGTGAGCGCGGGCCGCGGCCGCGCGGAGCTGGCGGGCATCACGGGCTACTTCGTCAACCCGCTGGTGGTGCGCACGCGGCCCTCCCCCACCCTGTCCTTCACGGACTACCTGGCCCAGACGCGCCAGACGATGCTGGGCGCGCTGGAGCACCAGGACTACCCGTTCAGCGCGCTGGTGGACCGGCTGCAGCCGGTGCGTGACCAGAGCCGCTCGCCGCTGTTCCAGGTGATGTTCGTCTACCAGCGCGCCTCCAAGCTGGACGAGCGCGGCCTGACGCCCTTCGCCCTGGACATCCCAGGCGCGAAGTCCACCGTGGCGGGCCTGCCAATCGAGTCGCTGGTGCTGTCGCACGGCGGCGCGCAGTTCGACCTCACGCTCACCATGGGCGAGGCGGACGGCGAGCTGGTGGCCTCCTTCGAGTACAACACCGACCTCTTCGAGGCCGGCACCATCGAGCGCATGGCCGGGCACCTGGCCACGCTGCTGTCCGGCATCGCCGCCCAGCCGGGCCGCGCGCTCGCGGGCCTGCCGCTGCTCACGCAGGCCGAACAGCGGCAGCTGCTGGAGACCTGGAAGGGTCCGCGCGTGCCGCTCACGCAGGCGGACATGCTGCCCGCGCTCTTCGCGGCGCAGGTGGCGCGCACGCCCGACAACGTCGCGGTCCTCTTCAAGGACGCGCAGCTGACCTACCGCGAGCTGGACGCGCGCGCGGGACAGCTGGCCGCGTGGCTGCGCGGCGCGGGCGTGAAGCCGGGCGACATCGTGGGCATCTGCCTGGAGCGCTCGGTGGAGACGCTGGTGTCGGTGCTGGCCGTGATGGCGGCGGGCGCGGCGTACGTGCCCATCGACCCGGCCTACCCGTCCGAGCGCGTGGCCTTCATCCTGGGCGACACGCAGGCGCCGGTGCTCATCACCCAGTCCTGGCTCCAGCGCACGCTGCCCGCCGGTGCTTCCGCGCGCACGCTGTTCGTGGATCAGCCGCTGGACGGCGCGCTGTCCTCCGCGCCCGCCGCGACGGTGGCGGCCGGGGACCTGGCGTGCCTCGTCTACACCTCCGGCTCCACCGGCCAGCCCAAGGGCGTGATGCTGGAGCACGGGGGCCTGGCCAACCTCGTCCGCTCGTTCGTGGAGTCCTACGCGCCTACGGCGACGGACCGGATGCTGCCGCTCACGTCGGTGGCCTCCGCCAGCTTCGTGGGCGAAATCCTCCCGCTCCTGTGCACGGGCGGCGCGCTGGTGCTGCCCACCGAGGATGAGATCCTCGACCAGGAGAGGCTCTACCAGCTCATCACCCGCCACACCGTCAGCATCGTGAGCACGGTGCCCGCGGTCATCGCCGGGCTCAACGCGCGCCTGGAGCACCTGCCGCCGCTCAAGCTGGTGCTCTCCGGCGGCGAGGCGCTGGTGGCCAGCGACGTGGAGAAGCTGCTCGCCACCACGCCGGTGGTGAACGGCTACGGCCTCACGGAGACGACCGTGTGCTCCACCTACCACCGCATGGCGGTGGAGGACCTGCAGGGCCACGCGTGGGTGCCCATCGGCCGGCCCGTCATCAACACGGACGTGTACGTGCTGGACGCGGAGCGCAACCTGCTGCCCGTGGGCGTCGCCGGTGAGTTGTACGTGGGCGGCCTGGGCGTGGCGCGCGGGTACTGGAAGCGGCCGGAGCTGACCGCCGAGCGCTTCATCGCGGATCCGTTCCATGCCGGCGAGCGCCTGTACCGCACGGGCGACCGCGCGCGCTGGCTGCCGGACGGCGTGCTCACGTTCCTGTCCCGCGCGGATGATCAGGTGAAGATCCGCGGCTTCCGCATCGAGCTGGGGGAGGTGGAGGCCGCCGTGCGCCGCCACCCCGCCGTGAAGGAAGCGTTCCTGATGGCGCGCGAGGACTCGCCCGGGGACAAGCGCCTGGTGGCGTACGTGGTGCTGGGCGAGCCCGCGCCCACGCACTCCGACCTGAACACCTTCCTCGCGGAAGGGCTGCCGCCGTACATGCTGCCGTCCGCGTACGTGCCGCTGTCCGCGCTGCCCCTGTCGCCCAACGGCAAGGTGGACGCGAAGGCGCTGCCCGCGCCGGAAGGGGCCCGCCTCGCCACCGGCGTCGCCTACGCCCAGCCGCAGAGCGCGGTGGAGCGCAGCGTGGCGGCCATCTGGGCGGCGGTGCTCAAGGTGGAGCGCGTCGGCCTCAACGACAACTTCTTCGAGCTGGGTGGCAACTCGCTGCTCATCGCGCAGGCCCACCGGCGCCTCAAGGAGGAGCTGGGCGCGGAGCTGGCGCTGGTGGACATGTTCAAGTTCACCACGGTGAGCGCGCTGGCCCAGCACCTCGCGAACAAGGGCGAGGACTCCGGCGCGGCCTCCCAGAAGATCAAGGACGAGGCGGAGCGCCGCCGGGCCGCCCAGGCGCGGCGTCAGCAGGCGCGCGGCCGCGGCAAGTAACGAACGACTTTCAGGCACACCCCCAGGTTTCGAAGGACGGCTCCATGAGCACTGACACCCCTGAAGTGGATGGCATCGCGGTCATCGGCCTGGGCGGCCGCCTTCCCGGCGCGAAGACCATCTCCGAGTTCTGGAAGAACCTCACCGGCGGCGTGGAGAGCATCACGTTCTTCACCGACGAG
This genomic stretch from Corallococcus caeni harbors:
- a CDS encoding amino acid adenylation domain-containing protein; translation: MPTGTTPGSSPAPDFAFSTLVELLRVRASTQGDRRGFTFLLDGETDEAHLTYAELDQKARAIAAALQARGAQGQRALLLYPPGLDYIAGFFGCLYAGVIAVPIYPPDPMRLARTLPRLLAISQDAQATIALTTDFIYGMGEMLFEQAPELRELHWIATDTLDAEVAEGWKDPGVATDTRVFLQYTSGSTSSPKGVVLTHGNLLHNSKLIHSCFGHSTQSQGVIWLPPYHDMGLIGGILQPLYGGFPVTLFSPVDFLKRPMRWLEAISRYKATTSGGPNFAFDLCVRKSTPEERAKLDLSQWDLAFNGAEPIMPDTLRRFAEAFGPQGFRSEAIYPCYGLAEGTLIASGGDKRELPVQRTVDGGALKDNRVVAKEAASPGAQTLVGSGRNLTDQKLVIAHPETGAPLPAGQVGEIRVAGPSIAQGYWGRDEQTRTTFQQPLAGTGDPTPFLRTGDLGFLADGELFVTGRLKDLIIIRGRNHYPQDIERTVESSHPAIRPGCTAAFSIEQDDEERLIVVTEVDRRAVERDGVDLDALAQGIRQAVAAGHDLQAQGVVLLGPGAIPKTSSGKIQRFATRAEYVADTLEALHKSVIAAAPVQAPAAVTAQASTPEAAAPAPVGPDTSMLQKMLAVVTDTTARRAMVAVFLQEQAAQVLRLPTAQVDANKPLHAYGVDSLMAVDFKSAVDAGLGIDLPLSDVLQGVSLSKLAETVVTLLSAPPSQQASSAVAVTSATGDAPLSGGQQALWFMHQLAPDSAAYHVPVAVRVRAGLDANALKGAFEALVARHPALRTTFVMAATGPVQRVHAELPLDFTTTDAKGWSDAQVAEALSAEARRPFDLEKGPLLRVRLVSRSAEDHALLIAMHHIVTDFWSLAVMAEELDALYPALKLGKRPSLAQPARTYADYARWQAEMLAGARGQALEKYWREQLSGTLPVLDLPTDHPRPPAQTFNGHVHTTRLDATVANAVKTLAREHGATPNMVLQTAFQVLLHRYTGQQDFTLGVVSAGRGRAELAGITGYFVNPLVVRTRPSPTLSFTDYLAQTRQTMLGALEHQDYPFSALVDRLQPVRDQSRSPLFQVMFVYQRASKLDERGLTPFALDIPGAKSTVAGLPIESLVLSHGGAQFDLTLTMGEADGELVASFEYNTDLFEAGTIERMAGHLATLLSGIAAQPGRALAGLPLLTQAEQRQLLETWKGPRVPLTQADMLPALFAAQVARTPDNVAVLFKDAQLTYRELDARAGQLAAWLRGAGVKPGDIVGICLERSVETLVSVLAVMAAGAAYVPIDPAYPSERVAFILGDTQAPVLITQSWLQRTLPAGASARTLFVDQPLDGALSSAPAATVAAGDLACLVYTSGSTGQPKGVMLEHGGLANLVRSFVESYAPTATDRMLPLTSVASASFVGEILPLLCTGGALVLPTEDEILDQERLYQLITRHTVSIVSTVPAVIAGLNARLEHLPPLKLVLSGGEALVASDVEKLLATTPVVNGYGLTETTVCSTYHRMAVEDLQGHAWVPIGRPVINTDVYVLDAERNLLPVGVAGELYVGGLGVARGYWKRPELTAERFIADPFHAGERLYRTGDRARWLPDGVLTFLSRADDQVKIRGFRIELGEVEAAVRRHPAVKEAFLMAREDSPGDKRLVAYVVLGEPAPTHSDLNTFLAEGLPPYMLPSAYVPLSALPLSPNGKVDAKALPAPEGARLATGVAYAQPQSAVERSVAAIWAAVLKVERVGLNDNFFELGGNSLLIAQAHRRLKEELGAELALVDMFKFTTVSALAQHLANKGEDSGAASQKIKDEAERRRAAQARRQQARGRGK